In the Cyprinus carpio isolate SPL01 unplaced genomic scaffold, ASM1834038v1 S000000171, whole genome shotgun sequence genome, one interval contains:
- the LOC122142829 gene encoding uncharacterized protein LOC122142829 — MRNTVKYCEDSDYRQKKIENIRTKYCEDSVYRQKKIENIRTKYCEDSVYRQKKIENIRTKYCEDSDYRQKKIENIRTKYCDRMSIIQKRAEMSAKQKDRQKDIDFTINQFHQEVSTGPEFVCSVCHRLLFRKQVIECKRDCYKIRGQQITDLAERCITKYLHICNTECENRCQLSGNPACKLWICYTCHRKILGGRLPEESIANNMHLVDIPKELKGLNSLEEHLIARNISFMKLLCLPRGKQKGCHGPVVSIPVNTAVVSNILPRNECDDQMIKIKLKRKLTYKGHYEYKYVSTDRVRHALSYLVRHNKWYNDVEFNEQWINSLNAADEVENCDDDFEMEEQDVTDKNEDEKVVKDDPEEDITYIKEQSGLLSDTSLQPVDLGSEIIDQHFHDVLNVAPGEGNSPIRLLSDKSNEAKCFPVLYPTGGPTFHDERQEKITLSRYLNARILNADGRFAQNTDFLFYAQYISELDQIVSNVSIALRKGSEKNCLKVTADMLTNSDSLQRILNYDEGYKFLRPVRGTPPYWMSTQKDLFALIRQLGIPTFFASFSSADLRWPEMMKTFIKQEGKQINVDELDWSEKCGLIRRNPVTAARMFDHRWHCFLKNVIMSPAKPIGKIKDYFYRVEFQQRGSPHVHCLFWVENAPKLNDHDADNDALVADFIDTYITCEIPPENDTVLYETVNTVQKHSTRHSKTCRKKNTVCRFNFPRPPSSLTFITRGNNADELKGNSEDTTASAIIKKVENRFKFLPFIGINQTMFEKAYNECSKKKSIVLKRNPKDVWINQYNKDLLRAWQGNMDIQYVTDAFSVVVYILSYITKAEQEMGLLLQRAQNEAMNGNLDAKASLKQLGTIYLHNREISAQEAVYRLTGMHLKECSRKVQFIPIGQNPIKMSLPLHMLQNKVENDQSDDENNFWMTSVIDRYKNRPEKEPLDNLCLASFCSEYRVLTKSEVSSQNKTAENEMIKLNNNNGHVKRRTRTEPAVVRYPRFSPTKDPEKYYHSLLQLFLPHYDDSDLKPSKYDTDEEFYISGVIKIGFEVKQVKLIVDGNRALFEKESDKIEQAKQLLEQDIDLEDAWAQICPETEKQRDECIELMKDKLLVDEDDSQELIPDLIANPQTVCTIETNHTMMPRDEALNLLRSLNEEQSAVFYKVQKWCLQKVLGQNPEPFRLFLTGGAGTGKSHLIKAIQYESCRLLSQLSDNPDDITVLLTASTGVASFGIGGGTIHNKLAIGANVRLPYQPLSDDKINSLRTKKFLAKVVRQQDPSFAEMLNRLRVHKKKECLSTNDIAMLKQCETGEKCNDIHIFATNAEVDKYNFERLHECCPEAISINAKSYVKNSKTGRMERKVGFHTKVFNSSLSKCVSLGIGARVMLKKNIDVADGLVNGAFGTVVYYITESQSNDDDFPSAIHVEFDDPNVGKIQRSKNPQRFSQNSTVIEVQEDQVTNDGGIRRQFPLRLAGCTVHKVQGLTVDRAVVSLKKIFTAGQAYVALSRVRSLSGLIIEDFKESAIFCNDKIELAMKDMPKLSMEKDSFTESLGLQSGKLSLTGSSGLFSENLQFWAYEQFASAAAQAFLLAKTHRAATSLDVKFLEDRFAPLVGQCTLMKEIGKTMLNLVLKLIWQGINTMSEGLNQWDRRVCQTRAFEKTNHLMPLTNGFHNICHENIRPIPRLRKVVECKLLDPFSFLLRD, encoded by the exons AtgagaaatactgtgaaatactgtGAAGACAGTGATTACAGGCAGAAAAAGATTGAGAACATCAGAACGAAATACTGTGAAGACAGTGTTTACAGGCAGAAAAAGATTGAGAACATCAGAACGAAATACTGTGAAGACAGTGTTTACAGGCAGAAAAAGATTGAGAACATCAGAACGAAATACTGTGAAGACAGTGATTACAGGCAGAAAAAGATTGAGAACATCAGAACGAAATACTGTGACAG AATGAGTATAATACAAAAAAGAGCTGAAATGTCTGCAaaacagaaggacagacagaaagatatcGATTTCACTATTAATCAGTTTCATCAAGAAGTCAGTACAGGCCCAGAATTTGTTTGCAGTGTTTGTCATCGTTTATTGTTCAGAAAACAGGTTATTGAATGTAAAAGAGATTGCTATAAAATCAGAGGTCAACAAATTACAGATTTGGCTGAAAGatgtattacaaaatatttacacatatgcAATACTGAATGTGAAAATAGATGCCAGTTATCAGGTAATCCAGCTTGTAAATTGTGGATTTGCTATACATGCCATCGTAAAATTCTGGGTGGAAGATTGCCTGAAGAGAGTATTGCCAACAACATGCATTTGGTGGACATTCCAAAAGAACTAAAAGGTCTAAACTCATTGGAGGAACATCTTATTGCACGCAATATTTCCTTTATGAAGTTGCTTTGTCTTCCACGTGGAAAACAGAAAGGCTGTCATGGGCCGGTTGTTTCTATTCCTGTTAATACTGCAGTTGTCTCAAATATTCTTCCACGTAATGAATGTGATgatcaaatgataaaaataaaactgaaacggAAATTGACATATAAAGGccattatgaatataaatatgtcagCACTGATCGTGTCAGACATGCACTGTCTTATTTGGTGAGACATAATAAGTGGTATAATGATGTGGAGTTTAATGAGCAGTGGATAAACTCTTTGAATGCAGCTGATGAAGTTGAGAATTGTGATGATGATTTTGAAATGGAGGAACAAGATGTAACAGACAAAAATGAAGATGAGAAAGTAGTTAAAGATGATCCAGAGGAAGACATAACATATATTAAAGAACAAAGTGGTCTTTTGTCAGATACATCGCTGCAACCTGTTGATCTGGGTTCAGAAATAATTGATCAACATTTTCATGATGTGCTAAATGTTGCACCAGGTGAAGGTAACAGTCCTATTAGACTGCTATCTGATAAATCCAATGAGGCAAAGTGTTTCCCTGTTCTCTATCCTACTGGTGGCCCAACATTTCATGATGAAAGACAGGAAAAAATCACATTGTCACGATACTTGAATGCAAGAATACTAAATGCAGATGGACGTTTTGCACAGAACACAGACTTCCTTTTTTATGCGCAATATATATCAGAACTCGATCAAATTGTATCCAATGTCTCAATTGCACTGAGGAAAGGCTCTGAGAAAAATTGCTTAAAAGTAACAGCAGATATGCTAACAAACTCTGATTCCTTGCaaagaatattaaattatgatgaAGGATATAAGTTCTTAAGACCAGTGAGAGGGACCCCTCCCTATTGGATGTCTACGCAAAAAGATCTGTTTGCCCTGATCAGACAACTAGGCATACCGACTTTCTTTGCATCTTTTAGTTCTGCTGATCTGAGATGGCCTGAAATGATGAagacttttattaagcaagaagggaaacaaataaatgttgatgAGCTTGACTGGTCTGAAAAATGTGGACTCATAAGACGAAATCCTGTAACTGCAGCAAGGATGTTTGATCACAGATGgcattgttttcttaaaaatgtcataatgtcaCCAGCAAAGCCTATTGGCAAGATAAAAGACTACTTTTATCGTGTTGAATTTCAACAACGTGGTTCTCCTCATGTTCACTGTCTGTTTTGGGTGGAAAATGCTCCGAAGCTCAATGATCATGATGCAGACAATGATGCTCTGGTTGCTGACTTTATTGACACATATATCACTTGTGAGATACCACCAGAAAATGACACTGTACTTTACGAAACAGTGAACACTGTTCAGAAGCACAGTACAAGACATTCAAAAACATGTCGgaagaaaaatacagtttgtagATTTAATTTTCCAAGACCACCATCTAGTCTGACTTTCATTACAAGAGGAAACAATGCAGATGAGTTGAAAGGCAACAGTGAAGATACCACAGCAAGTGCAATTATAAAGAAAGTAGAAAACCGCTTTAAATTTTTGCCATTTATTGGGATTAATCAAACTATGTTTGAAAAAGCATACAATGAATGTTCTAAAAAGAAAAGTATTGTCTTGAAAAGAAATCCAAAAGATGTTTGGATAAATCAGTATAACAAAGATTTACTGCGTGCTTGGCAAGGGAATATGGATATTCAGTATGTTACAGATGCTTTTTCTGTAGTGGTCTACATACTTAGTTACATTACAAAAGCTGAACAAGAAATGGGACTTCTGCTTCAACGTGCACAAAATGAAGCTATGAATGGAAATCTTGATGCTAAAGCATCATTAAAACAGTTGGGAACCATCTATCTGCACAACAGAGAAATTTCTGCTCAAGAGGCAGTGTACAGGCTGACAGGCATGCATTTGAAGGAATGTTCCCGTAAAGTACAATTTATTCCAATAGGACAAAATCCTATAAAGATGAGTTTGCCTTTGCATATGCTCCAAAACAAAGTGGAAAATGACCAGTCAGATGATGAAAACAATTTTTGGATGACAAGTGTCATTGACAGGTACAAGAACAGACCAGAGAAAGAACCTCTAGATAATCTGTGTCTTGCCAGTTTTTGTTCTGAGTACAGAGTTCTGACAAAATCAGAGGTTtcctcacaaaacaaaacagcagaaaatgaaatgattaaactCAATAACAACAATGGCCATGTAAAGCGGAGGACACGCACTGAACCTGCAGTAGTGAGGTATCCAAGGTTTTCCCCCACAAAAGATCCAGAAAAATATTATCATTCATTGTTGCAGCTTTTCTTACCACATTATGATGACTCTGATCTGAAGCCTAGCAAGTATGACACAGATGAGGAGTTTTACATCAGTGGTGTCATAAAGATTGGTTTTGAAGTGAAACAAGTCAAATTAATTGTTGATGGCAACAGAGCATTGTTTGAAAAGGAAAGTGATAAAATAGAACAAGCTAAACAGCTTTTGGAGCAGGATATTGATTTAGAAGATGCCTGGGCCCAGATATGTCCTGAAACCGAAAAACAGCGTGATGAATGCATAGAACTGATGAAGGATAAATTATTGGTCGATGAAGATGACAGTCAAGAACTTATTCCAGATCTTATAGCTAACCCTCAAACTGTGTGTACCATTGAAACAAACCACACTATGATGCCTAGAGATGAGGCATTGAATTTACTAAGATCATTAAACGAGGAACAATCTGCTGTGTTCTACAAAGTGCAAAAGTGGTGTCTACAGAAAGTACTTGGACAAAACCCTGAACCATTTCGATTATTTCTTACTGGTGGAGCAGGTACAGGAAAAAGTCATCTAATTAAAGCAATTCAATATGAATCGTGCAGACTTTTATCTCAGCTTTCTGATAATCCTGATGACATTACTGTACTTCTGACAGCTTCAACTGGAGTTGCTAGCTTTGGCATTGGAGGGGGAACAATACATAATAAACTTGCAATTGGTGCAAATGTCAGACTGCCATATCAGCCTCTTAGCGATGACAAAATAAACTCATTACGcacaaaaaaatttttgg CTAAAGTTGTTCGACAACAAGATCCAAGTTTTGCTGAAATGTTAAATCGGCTGAGAGTACATAAGAAAAAGGAATGTCTTTCAACTAATGACATTGCTATGTTAAAACAATGTGAAACTGGAGAGAAGTGTAATGATATTCACATATTTGCTACAAATGCTGAAgttgataaatataattttgaaaggCTACATGAATGTTGCCCAGAGGCAATCAGTATAAATGCTAAATCTTAtgtcaaaaattcaaaaactggACGAATGGAACGTAAAGTTGGATTTCATACGAAAGTTTTCAACTCATCTTTGTCTAAATGTGTTTCCCTTGGTATTGGAGCAAGggttatgctaaaaaaaaatattgatgttgcTGACGGTCTGGTCAATGGAGCGTTTGGTACAGTTGTCTACTACATAACTGAAAGTCAAAGCAATGATGATGATTTTCCATCAGCTATACATGTGGAGTTTGATGATCCAAATGTCGGTAAAATTCAGAGATCTAAAAACCCCCAGAGATTTTCCCAAAATTCAACAGTAATTGAAGTACAAGAAGATCAAGTCACAAATGATGGTGGTATAAGACGTCAGTTTCCTCTCAGATTGGCAGGGTGCACAGTTCATAAAGTGCAAGGACTCACAGTAGACAGAGCTGTTGTATCACTTAAGAAAATCTTTACAGCAGGGCAAGCATATGTTGCATTGAGCCGAGTAAGATCTCTTAGTGGATTAATAATTGAGGACTTTAAAGAGTCTGCCATATTTTGTAATGACAAAATTGAGTTGGCTATGAAAGATATGCCAAAATTGTCTATGGAAAAGGACAGTTTCACTGAATCACTTG